The following proteins are encoded in a genomic region of Periophthalmus magnuspinnatus isolate fPerMag1 chromosome 21, fPerMag1.2.pri, whole genome shotgun sequence:
- the LOC117389000 gene encoding trace amine-associated receptor 8b-like, producing METTELCFPELHNISCRKPQPAPSDALLSYNLLSLISLLTVIMNLLVIISIAHFRQLHSPTNLLILSLAVSDFVVGLLPIPVQILLTETCWLMGSLLCALYNLTIFTITASAIGSIVLISIDRYLAICDPLHYNTKVTVNRVRFCVCACWLCALIYCSLILKDFLNDPDAHSSCYGECVVVLNHVTGNVDFVFTFVSPITVIVVLYVRIFMVVVSQARSVQSKVVTLQQTVTMSARKSELKAARTLGIVILVFIVCLCPYYIPSFTGEDIVDSSLATRLAVWVWFFNSCVNPFVYALFYPWFRKCIKLIVTLKIVQSHSSHANVL from the exons ATGGAAACAACAGAACTGTGCTTTCCAGAACTTCACAACATCTCCTGCAGAAAGCCCCAGCCTGCTCCATCAGACGCTCTACTGTCCTACAACCTGCTCTCTCTAATATCTCTGCTCACAGTGATAATGAATCTGCTGGTCATCATCTCCATCGCACACTTCAG GCAGCTTCACAGTCCTACCAACCTGCTGATCCTCTCTCTGGCTGTGTCAGATTTCGTTGTTGGTCTTTTACCGATTCCAGTTCAAATCCTACTCACAGAAACCTGTTGGCTCATGGGAAGTTTACTCTGTGCTTTGTATAATTTAACAATCTTTACCATAACAGCATCTGCAATTGGCTCTATTGTGCTCATTTCAATAGATCGCTATTTAGCCATTTGTGATCCATTACATTATAATACCAAAGTGACAGTAAACCGGGTTAGGTTCTGTGTTTGTGCCTGTTGGCTCTGTGCTCTCATCTACTGTAGTCTAATTTTAAAGGACTTTCTCAATGATCCTGATGCGCACAGTTCATGTTATGGAGAGTGTGTGGTGGTTCTAAACCATGTTACTGGAAATGTTGATTTTGTGTTTACCTTTGTCAGTCCTATCACTGTCATTGTGGTTCTGTATGTGAGGATTTTTATGGTGGTCGTCTCTCAAGCTCGTTCAGTGCAGTCTAAAGTAGTGACTTTGCAGCAAACTGTGACTATGTCAGCTAGAAAATCCGAGCTTAAAGCAGCTAGGACACTTGGAatagttattttagttttcataGTGTGCCTATGTCCCTATTACATCCCATCCTTCACTGGGGAGGATATTGTAGACAGCAGCCTTGCTACACGTCTTGCTGTTTGGGTATGGTTCTTTAACTCCTGTGTAAACCCCTTTGTCTATGCATTattttatccctggtttagaaaatgtataaaactaaTTGTAACACTGAAAATAGTGCAGTCCCATTCTTCTCATGCAAATGTTCTTTGA
- the LOC117389001 gene encoding trace amine-associated receptor 13c-like produces the protein METTELCFPELHNISCRKPQPAPSDALLSYNLLSLISLLTVTMNLLVIISIAHFRQLHSPTNLLILSLAVSDFVVGLLPIPVQILLTETCWLMGSLLCALYNLTIFTITASAIGSIVLISIDRYLAICDPLHYNTKVTVNRVRFCVCACWLCALIYCSLILKDFLNDPDAHSSCYGECVVVLNHVTGNVDFVFTFVSPITVIVVLYVRIFMVVVSQARSVQSKVVTLQQTVTMSARKSELKAARTLGIVILVFIACLCPYYIPSFTGEDIVDSSLATRLAVWVWFFNSCVNPFVYALFYPWFRKCIKLIVTLKIVQPHSSHANVL, from the exons ATGGAAACAACAGAACTGTGCTTTCCAGAACTTCACAACATCTCCTGCAGAAAGCCCCAGCCTGCTCCATCAGACGCTCTACTGTCCTACAACCTGCTCTCTCTAATATCTCTGCTCACAGTGACAATGAATCTACTGGTCATCATCTCCATCGCACACTTCAG GCAGCTTCACAGTCCTACCAACCTGCTGATCCTCTCTCTGGCTGTGTCAGATTTCGTCGTTGGTCTTTTACCGATTCCAGTTCAAATCCTACTCACAGAAACCTGTTGGCTCATGGGAAGTTTACTCTGTGCTTTGTATAATTTAACAATCTTTACCATAACAGCATCTGCAATTGGCTCTATTGTGCTCATTTCAATAGATCGCTATTTAGCCATTTGTGATCCATTACATTATAATACCAAAGTGACAGTAAACCGGGTTAGGTTCTGTGTTTGTGCCTGTTGGCTCTGTGCTCTCATCTACTGTAGTCTAATTTTAAAGGACTTTCTCAATGATCCTGATGCGCACAGTTCATGTTATGGAGAGTGTGTGGTGGTTCTAAACCATGTTACTGGAAATGTTGATTTTGTGTTTACCTTTGTCAGTCCTATCACTGTCATTGTGGTTCTGTATGTGAGGATTTTTATGGTGGTCGTCTCTCAAGCTCGTTCAGTGCAGTCTAAAGTAGTGACTTTGCAGCAAACTGTGACTATGTCAGCTAGAAAATCCGAGCTTAAAGCAGCTAGGACACTTGGAatagttattttagttttcataGCGTGCCTATGTCCCTATTACATCCCATCCTTCACTGGGGAGGATATTGTAGACAGCAGCCTTGCTACACGTCTTGCTGTTTGGGTATGGTTCTTTAACTCTTGTGTAAACCCCTTTGTCTATGCATTattttatccctggtttagaaaatgtataaaactaaTTGTAACACTGAAAATAGTGCAGCCTCATTCTTCTCATGCAAATGTTCTTTGA